From a region of the Myroides sp. JBRI-B21084 genome:
- a CDS encoding 2,3,4,5-tetrahydropyridine-2,6-dicarboxylate N-succinyltransferase, protein MQELQNIVEHAWENRELLQQEETQIAIRKVIDLIDNGELRTAQPIDGGWQINEWVKKAVVMYFPIQKMETLEAGIFEYHDKMPLKRNYAAKGIRVVPNAVARHGAYISAGVILMPSYVNIGAYVDEGTMVDTWATVGSCAQIGKNVHLSGGVGIGGVLEPLQAAPVIIEDNAFIGSRCIVVEGVRVGKEAVLGANVCLTASTKIIDVTGETPIELKGYVPERSVVIPGSYTKKFEAGEYQVPCALIIGKRKESTDKKTSLNDALREHNVAV, encoded by the coding sequence ATGCAAGAATTACAAAATATTGTAGAGCACGCTTGGGAAAACCGAGAATTGTTGCAACAAGAAGAAACACAAATAGCCATTAGAAAAGTTATTGATTTAATTGATAATGGTGAATTACGTACTGCACAACCAATTGACGGTGGATGGCAAATTAACGAATGGGTTAAAAAGGCTGTAGTTATGTACTTCCCTATTCAAAAAATGGAAACATTAGAAGCTGGTATTTTTGAATACCACGATAAAATGCCTTTAAAAAGAAATTATGCTGCAAAAGGAATACGCGTAGTGCCTAATGCTGTTGCGCGTCATGGTGCATATATTTCGGCGGGTGTTATCTTAATGCCATCATATGTAAACATTGGTGCATATGTAGATGAAGGTACTATGGTTGATACATGGGCTACTGTAGGTTCATGTGCACAAATTGGTAAAAATGTACATTTATCTGGTGGTGTTGGTATTGGTGGTGTTTTAGAGCCATTACAAGCTGCACCAGTAATTATTGAAGATAATGCATTCATTGGATCACGTTGTATTGTTGTAGAAGGTGTTCGTGTTGGTAAAGAAGCCGTTTTAGGTGCAAATGTTTGCTTAACTGCATCAACAAAAATTATTGATGTTACTGGCGAAACTCCAATAGAATTAAAAGGTTATGTACCTGAACGTTCTGTTGTTATTCCTGGTTCTTACACCAAAAAATTTGAAGCAGGTGAATATCAAGTTCCATGTGCATTAATTATTGGTAAACGTAAAGAAAGTACCGATAAAAAAACGTCGTTAAACGATGCGCTACGTGAGCATAACGTAGCCGTATAA
- the acs gene encoding acetate--CoA ligase, with protein sequence MSYYKIADLEQYFKHYKKSVREPRKFWSKIAEENFTWYQGWDKVFDFDFPKGEIKWFVNAKLNITKNCIDRHLSKRGDKTALIFEPNNPSEEAQRITYNELYIKVAKTANVLKSLGIKKGDRVCIYLPMIPELAISMLACARIGAIHSVIFAGFSDAAIRSRVEDCNAKLIITADGGFRGDKSIKIKEIVDKAIENVTSVEKVLVVKRTNEQVAFNPLRDVWFNDLYQDANDTNIAEIMDAEDPLFILYTSGSTGKPKGMVHTTAGYMVQTAYSFQNVFNYNDTDVFWCTADLGWITGHSYILYGALLNGATTVLFEGIPTFPNPSRYWDIIDKHKITHFYTAPTAIRSLMTADYSYVASHNLSSLRVLGSVGEPINEEAWHWFNDFIGKKRCPIVDTWWQTETGAILIAPIACVTPTKPTYATLPLPGVQAVLMDDKNNEIKGNQVMGSLCVKFPWPSIARTIWGDHERFVKTYFSDFPGTYFTGDNALRDEVGYYRITGRADDVVIVSGHNLGTAPIEDAINQHPAVAESAVVGFPHDIKGNALYGYISLKLEGTSRDKDNLKKEINQLIADHYGPIGKLDKIQFVTDLPKTRSGKILRRVLRSIALNQLDNFGDTSTMINPEVVKNIIANRL encoded by the coding sequence ATGAGTTATTATAAAATTGCCGATTTAGAGCAATATTTTAAACATTATAAAAAATCGGTTCGTGAACCAAGAAAGTTTTGGAGTAAAATTGCCGAAGAAAATTTCACATGGTATCAGGGTTGGGATAAAGTTTTTGATTTTGATTTTCCTAAAGGGGAAATAAAATGGTTTGTAAACGCAAAATTAAACATTACTAAAAACTGTATCGACCGACATTTATCAAAACGTGGCGATAAAACGGCTCTTATTTTTGAACCCAATAACCCTTCAGAAGAAGCTCAGCGCATTACATACAACGAATTGTATATAAAAGTTGCTAAAACAGCCAATGTTTTAAAATCGTTAGGTATTAAAAAAGGCGATAGAGTTTGTATTTATTTACCTATGATTCCCGAATTAGCCATAAGCATGTTGGCTTGTGCACGAATTGGAGCAATACATTCGGTTATTTTTGCCGGATTTTCAGATGCTGCCATTCGTTCAAGAGTTGAAGATTGTAATGCAAAGTTAATAATTACGGCCGATGGAGGTTTTAGAGGAGATAAATCAATAAAAATTAAAGAAATTGTTGATAAAGCAATTGAAAATGTAACTTCAGTTGAAAAAGTATTAGTCGTAAAACGTACAAATGAACAAGTTGCTTTTAATCCTTTACGTGATGTGTGGTTTAACGATTTGTATCAAGATGCTAACGATACAAATATAGCCGAAATTATGGATGCCGAAGACCCTTTATTTATTTTATATACATCAGGTTCAACAGGTAAACCAAAGGGTATGGTTCATACAACTGCAGGATACATGGTACAAACAGCTTATAGTTTTCAAAATGTATTTAACTATAATGATACAGATGTTTTTTGGTGCACGGCAGACTTAGGATGGATAACGGGGCATTCATATATTTTATACGGCGCTTTATTAAATGGGGCAACAACGGTACTTTTTGAAGGAATTCCTACATTTCCGAATCCATCGCGTTATTGGGATATAATTGATAAACATAAAATCACACATTTTTACACGGCACCTACAGCTATACGTTCGTTAATGACAGCTGATTATTCATACGTTGCATCACATAATCTATCTTCATTAAGAGTTTTAGGATCGGTTGGCGAACCAATAAACGAAGAAGCGTGGCATTGGTTTAACGATTTTATAGGCAAAAAACGATGCCCAATTGTTGATACTTGGTGGCAAACCGAAACTGGGGCTATTTTAATTGCTCCCATTGCATGTGTAACTCCAACAAAACCAACATATGCAACGTTGCCATTACCGGGTGTTCAAGCTGTTTTAATGGATGATAAAAACAACGAGATTAAAGGTAACCAAGTTATGGGTAGCTTGTGTGTAAAATTTCCATGGCCTTCTATAGCAAGAACTATTTGGGGCGATCACGAGCGTTTTGTAAAAACTTATTTTTCCGATTTTCCTGGAACTTATTTCACTGGCGATAATGCGTTACGTGACGAAGTAGGTTATTACCGAATTACAGGTAGGGCAGATGATGTGGTAATTGTTTCGGGCCATAATCTTGGTACAGCTCCTATTGAAGATGCAATTAATCAACATCCAGCGGTTGCAGAATCGGCAGTTGTAGGTTTTCCGCATGATATTAAAGGAAATGCTTTGTATGGATATATTTCATTAAAATTAGAAGGAACTTCACGTGATAAAGATAATTTAAAGAAAGAAATCAATCAATTAATTGCAGATCATTACGGACCAATTGGTAAATTAGATAAAATTCAATTTGTTACCGATTTACCTAAAACCAGATCGGGAAAAATATTACGTCGTGTTTTAAGGTCTATAGCTTTAAATCAATTAGATAATTTTGGTGATACATCAACAATGATTAACCCCGAAGTTGTTAAGAATATTATTGCTAATCGTTTATAA
- a CDS encoding NAD(P)H-dependent flavin oxidoreductase, giving the protein MNKITQLFNIKYPIIQGGMIWNSGYKLAAAVSNAGGLGLIGAGSMYPEVLREHIQKCKLATSKPFGVNVPMLYPNIEEIMNIIVEEGVKIVFTSAGNPKTYTNWLKEKGITVVHVVSSTKFALKAQEAGVDAVVAEGFEAGGHNGREETTTFTLIPMVKKQLQIPLIAAGGIATGKAMHAAMILGADAVQMGTRFAMTIESSAHQHFKDTCVNAQEGDTFLTLKELAPVRLIRNKFFNEVAEAYQNCATVDDLKSLLGRARAKRGMFEGDVDNGELEIGQIVGLINEIKPVNEVVSEIINEFNQSIQTNFAF; this is encoded by the coding sequence ATGAATAAAATTACTCAACTATTCAATATAAAATATCCAATTATTCAAGGTGGAATGATATGGAACAGCGGTTATAAATTAGCAGCAGCGGTTAGTAATGCAGGTGGTTTAGGTTTAATAGGCGCTGGTTCAATGTATCCTGAAGTTTTGCGCGAACATATTCAAAAATGCAAATTGGCAACTTCAAAACCTTTTGGAGTAAACGTTCCTATGTTGTATCCAAATATAGAAGAAATAATGAATATTATTGTTGAAGAAGGTGTGAAAATTGTATTTACTTCAGCAGGAAATCCTAAAACATATACAAATTGGCTTAAAGAAAAAGGTATTACGGTTGTACATGTTGTAAGTTCTACAAAATTTGCACTAAAAGCTCAAGAGGCTGGGGTTGATGCTGTTGTTGCAGAAGGTTTTGAAGCAGGTGGGCATAATGGTAGAGAAGAAACTACAACGTTTACCTTAATACCAATGGTTAAAAAACAACTACAAATTCCGTTAATAGCTGCTGGTGGTATTGCAACAGGTAAAGCCATGCATGCAGCCATGATTTTAGGTGCCGATGCCGTGCAAATGGGTACACGTTTTGCAATGACAATAGAAAGTTCGGCTCATCAACATTTTAAAGATACTTGTGTTAATGCACAAGAAGGCGATACATTTTTAACTTTAAAGGAATTGGCTCCGGTACGTTTAATTCGCAATAAATTTTTTAATGAAGTTGCAGAAGCATATCAAAATTGTGCTACTGTAGATGATTTAAAATCACTTTTAGGCAGAGCCAGAGCAAAGCGCGGTATGTTTGAAGGTGATGTAGATAATGGTGAACTGGAAATTGGTCAAATTGTGGGGTTAATTAATGAGATTAAACCTGTTAACGAAGTAGTTTCTGAAATCATTAATGAATTTAATCAATCAATTCAAACCAACTTTGCATTTTAA
- the mnmA gene encoding tRNA 2-thiouridine(34) synthase MnmA has protein sequence MKKRVVVGLSGGVDSSVAAQLLIDQGYEVIGLFMKNWHDDTVTISDECPWLEDSNDALLVADKLGIPFQTVDLSEQYKERIVDYMFNEYENGRTPNPDVLCNREIKFDVFMKIALELGADYVATGHYCRKEEEIINGKTVYKLLAGKDPNKDQSYFLCQLSQEQLAKALFPIGEYLKPEVREIAAKNNLITAAKKDSQGLCFIGKVRLPEFLQQQLKPKKGIIYEVSKNNDVYNQSKPFFNDLDDELLWEATSVKYTPEMAKKVGEHNGAHYFTMGQRKGLNVGGTQEALFIIDTNVNDNAIYTGQGNMHPGLFRKTLLVQSHEIHWIREDLRLKNGEQMEVMARIRYRQPLQNATLHQTEKGLFVRFNEPQSAITEGQFVSWHINDELLGSGVISKL, from the coding sequence ATGAAAAAAAGAGTAGTAGTAGGCCTTTCAGGTGGAGTAGATTCAAGCGTTGCAGCGCAGTTATTAATAGATCAAGGATACGAAGTTATTGGTTTATTTATGAAAAACTGGCACGATGATACAGTTACTATTTCCGATGAATGTCCTTGGTTAGAAGATAGTAACGATGCTTTATTGGTTGCTGATAAATTAGGAATCCCTTTTCAAACAGTTGATTTAAGTGAACAGTACAAAGAGCGTATTGTAGATTATATGTTCAATGAATATGAAAACGGTAGAACACCCAATCCGGATGTTTTATGTAATCGTGAAATTAAATTCGATGTATTTATGAAAATTGCATTAGAATTAGGTGCCGATTATGTTGCTACTGGACATTACTGCAGAAAAGAAGAAGAAATTATAAACGGAAAAACAGTTTATAAATTATTAGCGGGTAAAGATCCAAATAAAGATCAATCGTATTTTTTATGTCAGCTATCGCAAGAGCAATTAGCAAAAGCTTTGTTTCCAATTGGTGAATACTTAAAACCTGAAGTAAGAGAAATTGCTGCAAAAAATAATTTAATTACAGCAGCAAAAAAAGATTCTCAAGGACTTTGCTTTATTGGAAAAGTACGTTTGCCTGAGTTTTTGCAACAACAGTTAAAACCCAAAAAAGGTATCATATACGAAGTTTCTAAGAATAACGATGTTTACAATCAATCAAAGCCATTTTTTAACGATTTAGATGATGAATTGCTTTGGGAAGCAACATCGGTTAAATATACACCCGAAATGGCTAAAAAAGTGGGTGAACACAATGGGGCTCATTATTTTACAATGGGTCAACGTAAAGGTTTAAATGTAGGAGGAACGCAAGAAGCCTTGTTTATTATTGATACAAATGTAAACGATAACGCTATTTATACAGGTCAGGGAAATATGCATCCTGGGTTGTTTAGAAAAACACTATTGGTTCAATCACATGAAATTCATTGGATTCGAGAAGATTTAAGACTAAAGAATGGTGAACAAATGGAAGTAATGGCGCGTATACGTTACCGCCAACCATTACAAAACGCAACATTACATCAAACCGAAAAAGGATTGTTTGTTCGATTTAATGAACCTCAATCTGCCATAACCGAAGGGCAATTTGTATCGTGGCATATTAACGACGAATTATTAGGTTCGGGCGTAATTTCTAAACTTTAA
- a CDS encoding toxin-antitoxin system YwqK family antitoxin, with protein sequence MKQYMFTALAVVSGSIAVYAQDVNKTNANGQREGNWIGYYSKTNNVKYEGTFKNGKEIGVFKFYADEAEKKLIATKEFKADGSVYSIFYNGKKKMSEGVYINKSKEGVWKIYHKDGQNVMSEEPYKNDKLHGIKKAFYVSGKLSEELQYKNGIEDGIANQFSENGVKIKEANYKNGILEGKLIIRDANGKITDEAEYVNGKLIVPKNKSK encoded by the coding sequence ATGAAACAATATATGTTTACAGCGTTAGCTGTTGTATCGGGATCGATTGCTGTTTATGCACAAGATGTAAATAAAACTAATGCAAATGGCCAACGTGAAGGTAATTGGATTGGTTATTATTCAAAAACAAATAATGTTAAATACGAAGGGACTTTTAAAAATGGAAAAGAGATTGGAGTTTTTAAGTTTTATGCAGATGAAGCTGAAAAAAAGCTAATTGCTACTAAAGAATTTAAAGCAGATGGTTCTGTATATTCTATTTTTTACAATGGAAAAAAGAAAATGTCTGAAGGAGTTTATATTAACAAATCAAAAGAAGGTGTTTGGAAGATTTATCATAAAGATGGTCAAAATGTTATGTCTGAAGAGCCTTACAAAAACGATAAACTTCATGGTATAAAAAAAGCTTTTTATGTTTCAGGTAAATTATCTGAAGAACTACAATACAAAAATGGAATTGAAGATGGTATTGCTAATCAATTTTCTGAAAATGGTGTAAAAATTAAAGAAGCAAATTATAAAAATGGGATTTTAGAAGGAAAATTAATCATACGTGATGCTAATGGTAAAATTACCGATGAAGCCGAATATGTTAACGGAAAGCTAATTGTTCCTAAAAATAAATCTAAATAA
- a CDS encoding DUF4347 domain-containing protein, whose amino-acid sequence MSAVDGEGGPKNRDGYSFVNYKPGSDIGTMAVIPSNYNSDSAFSMDYNNAKQSGIPIMLVDDISGFSKGLSQLKTDGSDVGTFALTSHGNSGSFSIGSTKVNNKNSSSTLSALGDKLSGKNLVVLACNAGRGEKGAQLTQSMSKQLDARVITSQHLLIGGYRFNGGENMLKSLNPEDSETMNSFTVSARGQQSRTVFNLSMNKNDKSPSYSRSDTNRTFKNNYRAVKKGFNLGIQNNFIR is encoded by the coding sequence ATGAGTGCTGTAGACGGAGAAGGTGGCCCGAAAAATAGAGATGGTTACTCATTCGTAAATTATAAACCGGGGAGTGATATAGGAACAATGGCTGTAATCCCAAGTAACTATAATTCTGATTCTGCATTTTCTATGGATTATAACAATGCTAAACAATCAGGTATACCTATTATGTTGGTTGATGATATTTCCGGTTTCTCTAAAGGACTATCACAATTAAAAACAGATGGTTCTGATGTTGGAACATTTGCCTTGACTTCTCACGGAAATTCTGGTTCTTTTAGCATTGGCAGTACTAAAGTAAATAATAAGAATAGTTCTTCAACTTTAAGTGCCTTAGGTGATAAGTTAAGTGGAAAAAATTTAGTTGTTTTAGCATGTAATGCAGGGAGAGGAGAAAAAGGAGCTCAGTTAACTCAAAGTATGTCTAAGCAGTTAGATGCTAGGGTAATAACTTCTCAGCATTTATTGATCGGCGGGTATAGATTTAATGGAGGTGAGAATATGTTGAAAAGTTTAAATCCTGAAGATAGTGAGACAATGAATAGTTTTACAGTGTCCGCACGGGGTCAACAATCGAGAACTGTTTTTAACTTGTCTATGAATAAAAATGATAAAAGTCCAAGTTACAGTAGGAGTGATACGAATAGAACTTTTAAGAATAATTATCGAGCTGTGAAAAAAGGATTTAATTTAGGTATTCAAAATAATTTTATAAGATGA
- a CDS encoding outer membrane beta-barrel protein: MKKLLCFAIFAFTATVHAQSIDTIIQQNTAIKEAAANDELSLTDKIKVVNAQVDGSKITKEQAYQIITKFTNEQSVEAEGTSYYEPVIEVEEVTVQEGEPTKQYDYDWGKSDSPFDLAMGVQADTVAKYRTKSSIFIAFGVGNVATDGAFANSEFGYMRSNTVEVGIAARTPFNENNNKWGVRYGLSINYNGLATTQNNEFMVMGNQTGTTASAKNLRKGYTYLRNAYITVPFSLDFTTTTKTYNNANRRFKTNEGYNFGLGAYLGYNVDSKQILRYTKADGYKVYEHQKGDWNVTNFQYGVMAYAGTDKFKLVFKYDLNPVFTDNLIDQNYWSLGLQFGL; this comes from the coding sequence ATGAAAAAACTATTATGCTTTGCAATATTTGCATTTACAGCAACAGTTCACGCACAAAGTATTGATACAATTATTCAACAAAACACTGCAATAAAAGAAGCAGCCGCAAATGATGAATTATCATTAACCGATAAAATCAAAGTTGTGAATGCTCAAGTAGATGGTTCAAAAATAACCAAAGAACAAGCATATCAAATCATTACAAAATTTACAAACGAGCAATCAGTTGAGGCAGAAGGCACATCGTACTACGAACCTGTGATTGAAGTAGAAGAAGTAACAGTGCAAGAAGGCGAACCAACCAAGCAATACGATTACGATTGGGGAAAATCAGACAGTCCGTTTGATCTTGCAATGGGTGTACAAGCCGATACAGTTGCAAAATACCGTACAAAATCATCAATATTCATTGCCTTTGGTGTAGGTAACGTAGCTACCGATGGGGCTTTTGCAAATTCAGAATTCGGTTATATGCGTTCAAATACAGTCGAAGTAGGAATAGCTGCACGTACACCATTCAATGAAAACAATAACAAATGGGGGGTGCGTTATGGTTTAAGTATAAACTACAACGGTTTGGCAACAACACAAAATAACGAGTTTATGGTTATGGGTAACCAAACAGGCACAACAGCATCGGCAAAAAACTTACGCAAAGGCTATACATATTTACGTAATGCTTATATAACAGTGCCTTTTTCGTTAGATTTTACAACAACAACAAAAACCTACAACAATGCAAACCGCCGTTTTAAAACCAACGAAGGTTATAATTTTGGTTTAGGTGCTTACTTAGGATATAATGTAGATTCTAAACAAATTTTACGATACACAAAAGCAGATGGGTATAAAGTGTACGAACATCAAAAAGGCGATTGGAACGTAACCAACTTTCAGTACGGTGTAATGGCTTACGCAGGAACAGATAAATTTAAGTTGGTGTTTAAATACGATTTAAACCCAGTGTTTACTGATAATTTAATCGATCAAAATTATTGGAGCCTAGGATTACAATTTGGCTTATAA
- the rlmN gene encoding 23S rRNA (adenine(2503)-C(2))-methyltransferase RlmN, whose amino-acid sequence MNTTKKDIRSLTKEQIRDFFVAQGDKAFRGNQVYEWLWSKGAHTFNDMTNLSLETRVMLEQHFVINHILVDTMQHSTDGTIKNAVRLHDGLIVESVLIPTETRTTACVSSQVGCSLDCNFCATARLKRMRNLAPDEIYDQVLAIDQESRLYHNRPLSNIVFMGMGEPLMNYPNVMKAIDKITSDEGLGMSPKRITVSTSGVSKMIKKMADDEVKFKLAVSLHSAIEETRNKIMPFTKSFPLPELREALEYWYRKTKSKITYEYVVWKGINDDKAAIDALVKFCKYVPCKVNIIEYNPIDDGEFQQADPNVIDAYLKALNNAGIVAKVRRSRGKDIDAACGQLANKS is encoded by the coding sequence ATGAATACAACAAAAAAAGACATACGTAGTTTAACCAAAGAACAAATACGCGATTTTTTTGTAGCGCAAGGCGATAAAGCTTTTCGCGGCAATCAGGTGTATGAATGGTTGTGGAGTAAAGGCGCACATACTTTTAACGACATGACCAATTTATCGTTAGAAACACGTGTAATGTTAGAACAACATTTTGTAATTAACCATATTCTGGTTGATACCATGCAGCACAGTACCGATGGCACCATAAAAAATGCCGTGCGTTTACACGATGGGTTAATAGTAGAATCGGTTTTAATACCAACCGAAACCCGTACAACAGCTTGTGTTTCTAGCCAAGTAGGCTGCAGTTTAGATTGTAACTTTTGTGCAACTGCCCGTTTAAAACGCATGCGCAATTTAGCACCCGACGAAATTTACGATCAAGTACTAGCAATCGATCAAGAAAGTCGTTTGTATCATAACCGTCCGCTTTCTAATATTGTATTCATGGGTATGGGCGAACCGTTAATGAACTACCCCAATGTAATGAAAGCCATTGATAAAATCACGTCAGACGAAGGTTTAGGAATGTCACCAAAACGCATTACCGTATCCACATCGGGTGTATCAAAAATGATTAAAAAAATGGCCGACGATGAGGTGAAATTTAAACTGGCTGTTTCGTTACATTCGGCAATCGAAGAAACACGAAATAAAATCATGCCATTTACCAAAAGTTTTCCATTACCCGAACTGCGCGAAGCTTTAGAATATTGGTACCGTAAAACTAAAAGTAAAATTACTTACGAATATGTGGTTTGGAAAGGTATTAACGACGATAAAGCAGCGATTGATGCCTTAGTAAAATTTTGTAAATATGTACCTTGTAAAGTAAATATTATTGAATACAACCCAATTGACGATGGTGAATTTCAACAAGCCGATCCAAATGTAATTGATGCCTACCTTAAAGCACTAAACAATGCTGGTATTGTTGCAAAAGTACGCCGAAGTAGAGGTAAAGATATTGATGCAGCTTGCGGGCAATTAGCTAATAAATCATAA
- a CDS encoding O-methyltransferase: protein MHFISEELENYIAQHSAAEPDLLQQLNKETYQKVLQPRMLSGHFQGRVLSMLSKIIYPLNVLEIGTYTGYATLCMAEGLKPNGTIDTIDINEEVADIQQKYFNKSTYSQQINQHIGNALTIIPTLNKKFDLVFIDADKENYINYWNLVVPLMNKGGIILSDNVLWSGKVLEELKKNDKATQILLEFNKLVNNDPRVETVLLPIRDGLTVSRVL, encoded by the coding sequence ATGCATTTTATTTCGGAAGAATTAGAAAACTATATTGCCCAACATTCGGCCGCCGAACCCGATCTTTTACAGCAGTTAAATAAAGAAACATATCAAAAAGTTTTGCAACCGCGTATGCTAAGTGGGCATTTTCAAGGACGCGTTTTAAGCATGCTTTCTAAAATTATTTACCCTTTAAACGTGTTAGAAATTGGCACTTATACAGGTTATGCTACACTTTGTATGGCCGAAGGTTTAAAACCCAACGGTACTATTGATACCATTGATATTAATGAAGAAGTTGCCGATATACAACAAAAATATTTCAACAAAAGCACTTATAGCCAGCAAATTAACCAACATATTGGCAACGCGTTAACCATTATTCCTACACTAAACAAAAAGTTTGACTTGGTTTTTATTGATGCCGATAAAGAGAACTATATTAATTATTGGAATTTAGTAGTGCCTTTAATGAATAAAGGCGGAATTATTTTAAGCGATAATGTACTTTGGAGCGGAAAGGTTTTAGAGGAATTAAAGAAAAACGACAAAGCCACCCAAATACTTTTAGAATTTAACAAACTTGTAAACAATGACCCAAGAGTTGAAACTGTTTTATTACCCATACGCGATGGGCTAACTGTTAGCAGGGTTTTATAA
- a CDS encoding T9SS type A sorting domain-containing protein, producing the protein MKKVITHTIPLFLLLITPLTNAQVLYSENFNNLSPGIVGTDYTGTTPGQGGWYLETKTYSTLGSSYVGLNDFKIVTEPGRGNVLEITSPFIQDTSFKQNVASKKGIEALWNNRTVGNNVLKIEFDLFTGNNTITATSIPRCSITLDGVVNPQLIRFLYYDRNDFVQTNCGVCFPQTIGNIFTSNPTVPRNTWLKIVFYFDYTNKKMYLIIPTVGAGAVGDFLTTESISKIHLQIASYHSDTAVHRFDNFEVTALNAVPPSVILNTNKQLATKFNLYPNPATNMVNITNEENMQVNQITVYNLAGKQVSTQAYNNPAEIQLNVEHLASGTYLLYLQTAQGTAVKQLIKK; encoded by the coding sequence ATGAAAAAAGTTATAACACACACCATACCCCTTTTTTTACTGTTAATTACACCTTTAACCAACGCGCAAGTTTTGTACTCTGAAAATTTTAATAACCTTTCCCCGGGTATTGTAGGTACCGATTATACCGGTACAACGCCAGGACAAGGCGGTTGGTATTTAGAAACTAAAACATATTCCACCTTAGGGAGTTCTTATGTAGGACTTAATGATTTTAAAATTGTAACAGAACCCGGTAGAGGCAATGTGTTGGAGATTACAAGTCCCTTTATTCAAGATACATCATTCAAACAAAATGTGGCTTCAAAAAAAGGAATTGAAGCTTTATGGAACAACCGTACGGTGGGTAACAATGTTTTAAAAATAGAATTTGATTTATTTACGGGTAATAATACAATTACAGCAACTTCAATACCAAGATGTTCAATTACTTTAGATGGTGTGGTTAATCCCCAATTAATCCGCTTTCTTTATTATGACAGGAATGATTTTGTACAAACAAATTGCGGTGTTTGTTTTCCACAAACAATTGGAAACATTTTTACAAGCAATCCTACTGTTCCTAGAAATACATGGTTAAAAATTGTATTTTACTTTGATTACACTAATAAAAAAATGTACCTTATTATACCTACTGTAGGTGCAGGTGCGGTTGGTGATTTTTTAACTACTGAAAGTATTTCAAAAATCCATTTGCAAATCGCATCTTATCATTCTGATACTGCTGTACATAGGTTTGATAATTTTGAAGTTACTGCTTTAAATGCAGTGCCACCAAGTGTAATTTTAAACACTAACAAGCAGCTGGCTACAAAATTTAATTTGTACCCTAACCCAGCAACCAATATGGTAAACATAACCAATGAAGAGAACATGCAGGTAAACCAAATTACGGTGTATAATTTAGCAGGTAAACAAGTAAGCACGCAAGCTTACAACAACCCAGCAGAAATACAACTTAACGTAGAACATTTAGCAAGTGGTACGTATCTATTATATTTACAAACCGCACAAGGTACAGCGGTTAAACAGCTTATAAAAAAGTAA